A window from Flavobacterium gyeonganense encodes these proteins:
- a CDS encoding sensor histidine kinase, with protein MHFKPMLLPLKNAHFKYISFLLLFVFFRISVHAQKASATENLAAYGYSKRFSDTASCKKMQQLALDQAKKKNSTEDKIICYSYLALTQRRLLHLKEFSHYADSAYYLSGKTNIIRPKAYAFLAMGTLKSYIDEKPQAIKYLLASYKLFAKVQAHDQCSKIASDISYLFSPASPTKVEKYAREALYHAAKAGDPESILHARLAFGSYLTDKLETANTTEWYEAVTFFKQTVGLAEKHASSIVSKSNIGIAYINLADLYSKGPKPIDEKSFLKNLEKATAIAKQYNIRIIYRSAIGLQGFYFTEKGDYAKAELLFIEGIKYQKSLPYTDNYLLSTFYDCLKDVAAKRKDFEAYYNYDAEYVKYNQLKYDESTQKVLQNADVRYESSKKIERIKQLELENELVQKNKLLGYGISGVLLIGLVFMFRSYYYRQRYYQNREDFLKQEQANTELKVQLMEKETIENLASTLSLERRLLRSQMDPHFIFNALGNIQSMILQKDTLPAVSYLNKFAKLTRQVLEQSRKETISLDEEINTLKNYIELQQLRLNNGFEYVIECDETVETDVLIPPLLIQPFIENAVEHGLKPQVKEIKGLITIHFTQHTVEKNLICTIKDNGIGLAASRKLKLKDNHESLSTKITDERLSKMQKENPYAGFEVRERDADEGPGCIVILNIPIL; from the coding sequence ATGCACTTCAAACCAATGCTTTTGCCCTTAAAAAACGCCCATTTTAAATACATTTCTTTCCTGTTGTTATTTGTTTTTTTTAGGATTTCAGTCCATGCGCAAAAAGCTTCTGCTACAGAAAATTTGGCCGCTTATGGATATTCTAAGCGTTTCTCGGATACTGCTTCCTGCAAAAAAATGCAGCAGCTAGCATTAGATCAGGCAAAAAAGAAAAATAGTACAGAGGACAAGATTATTTGTTATTCGTATTTAGCTTTAACCCAAAGACGGTTGCTGCATTTAAAAGAATTCTCGCATTATGCCGACAGTGCTTATTATTTGTCCGGCAAAACCAATATAATAAGACCGAAAGCATATGCATTCCTTGCAATGGGCACACTGAAATCGTATATCGATGAAAAACCACAGGCTATAAAATATCTTCTGGCTTCCTATAAGCTTTTTGCAAAAGTCCAGGCACACGATCAGTGTTCTAAAATTGCTTCAGACATCTCGTATCTTTTTTCTCCGGCATCACCAACGAAAGTCGAAAAATATGCCCGGGAAGCTTTATACCATGCCGCCAAAGCCGGTGATCCTGAAAGTATTCTGCATGCCCGCCTTGCTTTTGGAAGTTACTTAACCGATAAGCTGGAAACTGCAAACACTACAGAATGGTATGAAGCAGTAACTTTTTTTAAGCAAACGGTTGGTCTTGCTGAAAAACATGCCAGCTCAATAGTAAGCAAAAGCAATATTGGAATTGCGTATATCAATCTGGCCGATCTTTATTCGAAAGGACCGAAACCCATTGATGAAAAATCTTTTTTGAAAAACCTGGAAAAAGCAACTGCTATTGCGAAACAATACAATATCAGAATCATTTACCGAAGTGCGATTGGGCTTCAGGGATTTTATTTTACCGAAAAAGGCGATTATGCCAAAGCTGAACTATTATTTATTGAAGGAATAAAATACCAAAAAAGCCTTCCCTATACAGATAATTACCTTTTATCTACTTTTTACGATTGTCTCAAAGATGTTGCAGCAAAACGAAAAGATTTTGAAGCTTATTATAATTATGATGCAGAATATGTCAAATACAATCAGTTGAAATATGATGAATCAACTCAAAAAGTATTGCAAAATGCAGATGTAAGATATGAATCTTCTAAAAAAATAGAACGAATCAAACAACTGGAACTCGAAAATGAGTTAGTACAAAAAAACAAATTATTAGGTTATGGAATTTCCGGTGTTTTACTGATTGGGCTGGTGTTTATGTTCCGATCTTATTATTATCGCCAGCGTTATTATCAAAATCGTGAAGATTTCCTGAAACAGGAACAGGCCAATACAGAACTTAAAGTACAATTGATGGAAAAAGAAACGATTGAAAATCTGGCTTCCACCCTTTCACTCGAAAGAAGACTGCTGCGATCTCAAATGGATCCGCATTTTATTTTTAATGCTTTGGGAAATATCCAGAGCATGATACTTCAAAAAGATACACTTCCTGCAGTTTCCTATCTGAATAAATTTGCCAAACTCACCAGACAAGTTTTGGAGCAATCCCGTAAAGAAACCATTTCGCTTGACGAAGAAATAAACACTTTAAAAAATTATATCGAACTCCAGCAATTGCGTCTTAATAACGGTTTCGAATATGTAATTGAATGCGATGAAACTGTTGAAACCGATGTTCTTATACCACCATTATTGATCCAGCCTTTTATAGAAAACGCCGTCGAACATGGACTGAAACCTCAGGTGAAAGAAATTAAAGGTTTGATTACCATTCATTTTACACAACACACAGTTGAAAAAAACCTGATCTGTACCATTAAAGATAACGGAATCGGTTTAGCGGCTTCCCGAAAACTGAAACTAAAAGACAATCACGAATCATTGTCTACAAAAATTACAGACGAAAGGTTAAGCAAAATGCAGAAAGAAAATCCGTATGCAGGATTTGAGGTTCGGGAACGCGATGCAGATGAAGGACCGGGCTGTATCGTAATTTTAAATATTCCAATACTATAA
- a CDS encoding DUF2480 family protein, translating into MEEIINKVANSALEVFDLEDYYPKGMRVQIDISQWLLEGFLLKEKDFREHLKNHDWTQYQDQYVAVHCSTDAIIPAWALILVSVHLAPYAKKTVNGTIEDLDASLYEEILSKIDYSVYQSKPVIVKGCSKKPVPMRAYILATTYLQPFARSIMYGEACSAVPLYKESKK; encoded by the coding sequence ATGGAAGAAATTATCAATAAAGTTGCCAATAGTGCCTTAGAAGTTTTTGATTTAGAGGATTATTACCCAAAAGGAATGCGTGTTCAGATTGACATTTCGCAATGGCTTTTGGAAGGTTTTTTATTGAAAGAAAAAGACTTTAGGGAACACCTTAAAAATCACGACTGGACACAATATCAGGATCAGTATGTGGCGGTACATTGCAGTACTGATGCTATTATTCCTGCCTGGGCATTGATATTGGTTTCAGTTCATTTGGCTCCTTATGCGAAAAAAACAGTAAACGGGACAATCGAAGATTTAGATGCCAGTTTATACGAAGAAATTTTAAGTAAAATTGATTATTCCGTTTACCAAAGTAAACCGGTAATCGTAAAAGGCTGTTCTAAAAAACCTGTTCCTATGCGTGCTTATATTTTGGCAACTACCTATTTACAGCCTTTTGCAAGAAGCATTATGTACGGAGAGGCATGTTCTGCTGTACCACTTTACAAAGAATCTAAGAAATAA
- a CDS encoding SufE family protein, whose translation MTIKEIQDEIIDEFSMFDDWMQRYEYIIELGKSLPLIKEEYKTDENLIKGCQSKVWLQGEQKDDKIVFTADSDAILTKGIIAILIRAFSNQKASDIINADTEFIDEIGLKEHLSATRANGLVSMIKNIKMYALAFDAKNKN comes from the coding sequence ATGACAATCAAAGAAATACAAGACGAAATAATAGATGAATTCTCGATGTTTGATGACTGGATGCAGCGTTACGAATATATCATCGAATTAGGAAAAAGCCTTCCTTTAATAAAAGAAGAATACAAAACCGACGAAAATTTAATCAAAGGATGCCAGTCAAAAGTATGGCTTCAGGGAGAACAAAAAGACGATAAAATTGTGTTCACTGCAGACAGTGATGCGATTTTGACCAAAGGAATTATCGCGATTCTGATTCGTGCTTTCTCAAATCAAAAAGCATCCGACATTATAAATGCGGATACAGAATTTATAGACGAAATTGGTTTAAAGGAACATTTATCTGCCACCCGTGCCAACGGATTGGTTTCGATGATAAAAAACATCAAAATGTACGCATTGGCTTTTGATGCTAAGAATAAAAATTAA
- a CDS encoding DUF4870 domain-containing protein: protein MNNKTLSILSYITIIGWIVAFVKSKDLNPKSDLVTYHLKQGFGIFLVSFAVNIILSVVIATVTSLYFLSYIGYAIFILWIFGIINAANEQKKPIPVIGKIFEDKFGFID, encoded by the coding sequence ATGAACAATAAAACCCTGTCTATCTTAAGCTACATCACTATCATTGGCTGGATTGTAGCTTTTGTAAAAAGTAAAGATTTAAACCCAAAAAGCGATTTGGTAACCTACCATCTGAAACAAGGCTTTGGAATCTTTTTAGTTTCTTTCGCCGTAAACATTATTCTTTCTGTGGTTATTGCAACTGTGACTTCATTGTATTTCCTAAGCTACATTGGCTATGCCATTTTTATCTTATGGATTTTTGGCATCATCAACGCTGCCAACGAACAGAAAAAACCAATTCCGGTGATTGGAAAAATTTTTGAAGATAAATTTGGCTTTATAGACTAA
- a CDS encoding LytR/AlgR family response regulator transcription factor — MYKTIIIEDEQRLREALSIMLEMTAPDEIQVVAYAESVEEAVKLIDRLKPDLVFMDIMLKNGTGFDVLQQITFNFFHLIFTTAYEQHAINAFKYSAIDYLLKPIDPEELKTAIDRIALLQERVLEKQQLTELQTNLSKTPDRIILPTQEAMYVVKLEQIIRCETSGSYTTFLLTDGRKIMVSKPLKNYEDLLEPPEFFRIHQSHLINVNCIVSYSREGMVQMNDKSFVPISRAKKEQFFKLMKDEI; from the coding sequence ATGTACAAAACTATTATTATTGAAGATGAACAGCGACTCAGGGAGGCTTTATCTATAATGCTCGAAATGACAGCCCCTGATGAAATTCAGGTTGTGGCTTACGCCGAAAGCGTTGAAGAAGCCGTAAAACTCATTGACCGTTTAAAACCGGATCTGGTTTTTATGGACATCATGCTGAAAAATGGAACCGGTTTTGATGTGCTGCAGCAAATTACTTTTAATTTCTTTCACCTGATTTTTACAACTGCATACGAACAGCATGCCATTAATGCTTTTAAATACAGTGCCATTGATTATCTTTTGAAACCCATAGATCCGGAAGAACTGAAAACCGCTATAGACCGTATTGCTCTTTTACAGGAAAGGGTTCTGGAAAAACAACAACTTACTGAATTACAAACCAATCTTTCAAAAACACCGGACCGGATTATCCTGCCAACGCAGGAAGCGATGTATGTAGTAAAGCTCGAGCAAATCATAAGATGTGAAACTTCTGGCTCTTACACGACTTTTTTGCTTACGGACGGCAGAAAAATTATGGTTTCCAAACCACTCAAAAATTATGAAGATCTGCTGGAACCACCTGAATTTTTCAGGATACATCAATCACATCTGATAAATGTGAATTGCATTGTAAGTTACTCCCGTGAAGGAATGGTCCAGATGAATGATAAATCTTTTGTGCCTATTTCAAGGGCAAAAAAAGAGCAGTTTTTTAAACTGATGAAAGATGAAATATAA
- a CDS encoding DUF3078 domain-containing protein codes for MRKIALLLFVLANFTFVQAQNTEKELIQNTEKAVTKINDTIEGEGWKTKGNLSLLLNQSSFNNWLAGGEDSFSGTLGINYDFNYKKDDLTWDNKILASYGILQTKNTDFGKKTDDRLEFNSIVGKRAFGEWYYSYFLNFRTQFTTGYIYDKDENGKEIRTENTKFMSPGYLTTGPGIYWSKDENLKINFAPLTSKFTFVDSAYTSGAGYVNGEYFGVDANKSMRYELGFYAAVYYKLALMTNVTAENSLNLYSNYLEDPQNVDINYSLNIIMKVNKFLSANLSFQAIYDDNAFRGFQTREVFGLGVNFGF; via the coding sequence ATGAGAAAGATAGCTTTATTACTATTCGTTTTAGCGAACTTTACATTTGTTCAGGCTCAAAATACCGAAAAGGAATTAATTCAGAATACCGAAAAAGCGGTAACTAAGATAAATGATACTATTGAAGGCGAAGGCTGGAAAACAAAAGGAAATCTTTCTTTATTATTAAATCAGTCCAGTTTTAATAACTGGCTTGCCGGAGGTGAAGACAGTTTTTCAGGAACTTTAGGAATCAACTACGATTTCAATTACAAAAAGGATGATCTTACCTGGGATAACAAAATTTTGGCTTCATACGGAATCTTACAAACTAAAAACACCGATTTCGGAAAAAAGACAGATGACCGTTTAGAGTTTAATTCGATTGTTGGAAAAAGAGCTTTCGGTGAATGGTATTACTCTTATTTTTTAAATTTCAGAACTCAATTTACAACAGGCTACATCTACGATAAGGATGAAAACGGAAAAGAAATCAGAACAGAAAACACCAAATTTATGTCTCCTGGTTATCTGACAACCGGTCCCGGCATTTACTGGTCAAAAGATGAAAATCTAAAAATAAACTTTGCACCTTTAACTTCAAAATTCACTTTTGTAGACAGTGCCTATACGTCAGGAGCTGGTTATGTAAATGGTGAATATTTTGGTGTAGATGCCAATAAAAGCATGCGATACGAATTAGGTTTTTATGCTGCTGTGTATTACAAACTTGCCCTTATGACCAATGTAACCGCAGAAAATTCGCTGAATTTATATTCTAATTATCTGGAAGACCCGCAAAATGTAGACATCAACTACTCTTTGAATATTATCATGAAAGTCAATAAATTCCTTTCTGCAAACCTTTCATTTCAGGCTATCTATGACGACAATGCTTTTAGAGGATTTCAGACCAGGGAAGTTTTTGGTTTAGGAGTTAATTTCGGATTTTAA
- the hflX gene encoding GTPase HflX: protein MLEKEIINFERTAIVGIVTQNQNEEKLQEYLDELEFLTFTAGGEVIKRFSQKMERPNPKTFVGTGKIDEINLFVKENAISTVIFDDELTPSQQKNISRIIDCKILDRTNLILDIFAQRAETSYARTQVELAQCQYLLPRLSGLWTHLERQKGGIGMRGPGETEIETDRRIVRDRISLLKDKIKTIDKQMSIQRSNRGAMVRVALVGYTNVGKSTLMNAIGKSDVFVENKLFATLDTTVRKVVIKNLPFLLSDTVGFIRKLPTQLVDSFKSTLDEVREADLLLHVVDISHPDFEDHIESVNQTLLEIKSNDKPTIMVFNKIDAYKHLTIDDDDLITEKTRKHYTLEEWKQTWMSNVGQNKALFISATQKENFEEFREIVYEAVRQIHITRFPYNKFLYPDYKDAVEKEEE from the coding sequence ATGTTAGAAAAAGAAATAATAAATTTTGAAAGAACAGCCATTGTTGGTATTGTGACTCAAAATCAAAATGAAGAGAAACTACAAGAATATCTGGACGAATTAGAGTTTTTGACTTTTACGGCCGGCGGAGAAGTGATCAAACGCTTTTCGCAAAAAATGGAACGCCCGAACCCTAAGACTTTTGTGGGTACCGGAAAAATAGATGAAATCAATCTTTTTGTAAAAGAAAATGCCATATCGACTGTTATTTTTGATGATGAATTAACCCCTTCACAGCAGAAAAACATTTCACGAATTATTGACTGCAAAATCCTCGACAGAACGAATTTAATTCTGGATATTTTTGCGCAAAGGGCTGAAACTTCGTATGCAAGAACTCAGGTAGAACTAGCACAATGTCAGTATTTACTGCCAAGACTTTCGGGTTTATGGACACACCTTGAACGTCAAAAAGGAGGTATTGGTATGCGTGGTCCGGGAGAAACTGAGATTGAAACCGACAGACGTATTGTTCGTGATCGTATTTCGTTACTGAAAGACAAAATCAAAACAATCGATAAGCAAATGAGCATTCAGCGCAGCAATCGCGGTGCAATGGTGCGTGTTGCCTTAGTTGGTTATACGAATGTGGGAAAATCGACTTTGATGAATGCGATTGGAAAAAGTGATGTTTTTGTCGAAAATAAACTATTCGCAACTCTAGACACTACAGTCCGAAAAGTGGTGATTAAAAATCTGCCTTTTTTGCTTTCAGACACTGTAGGTTTTATTCGAAAACTACCTACACAGCTGGTTGACTCTTTCAAAAGTACACTCGATGAAGTTCGTGAAGCCGATTTATTATTACATGTCGTAGATATTTCGCACCCGGATTTTGAAGATCATATCGAATCTGTAAATCAGACTTTACTGGAAATCAAAAGCAATGACAAACCAACTATTATGGTTTTTAATAAAATTGATGCCTACAAACATCTGACCATTGACGATGATGATTTGATTACCGAAAAAACCAGAAAACATTACACTCTTGAGGAGTGGAAACAAACCTGGATGAGTAATGTTGGCCAGAATAAAGCGTTGTTTATTTCGGCTACACAAAAAGAAAATTTTGAGGAGTTTAGAGAAATCGTATACGAAGCGGTTCGCCAGATTCACATTACGAGATTTCCTTATAATAAATTTCTGTATCCGGATTATAAGGATGCCGTTGAGAAGGAAGAGGAATAA
- a CDS encoding GxxExxY protein, with product MTKKYLTDLVYQVNGAAIEVHKNIGPGLLESVYHKCMMKELSLREINFQSELIIPIEYKGLELESDLKCDLFIEECLVLELKAVDKIIPIHIAKLMSYMKLLNTPIGLMINFNVTNIYHEGQKTYINELYRWLED from the coding sequence ATGACAAAGAAATATTTGACTGATTTAGTTTATCAGGTTAATGGAGCAGCAATTGAAGTTCATAAAAATATTGGACCCGGGCTTTTAGAAAGTGTTTATCATAAGTGTATGATGAAAGAGCTTTCTTTAAGAGAAATAAATTTTCAGTCAGAATTAATAATTCCAATTGAATACAAAGGTTTGGAATTAGAATCTGATTTAAAATGTGATTTGTTCATTGAAGAATGTTTGGTTTTAGAGCTAAAAGCAGTAGATAAAATTATACCAATCCACATTGCAAAATTGATGTCTTATATGAAACTTTTAAATACACCAATTGGATTAATGATAAATTTCAACGTAACGAATATTTACCACGAAGGTCAAAAAACATACATCAACGAATTGTATCGCTGGCTTGAAGATTAA
- a CDS encoding aminotransferase class V-fold PLP-dependent enzyme, whose protein sequence is MLDIQKIRADFPILSEKVNGKPLIYFDNGATSQKPQVVIDAEAKYYQEINANIHRGVHTLSQLATDAYEISRVKLQHHINAKFSHEVLFTSGTTHGINLVANGFASILKSGDEILVSSLEHHSNIVPWQMLCEKTGAVLKVIPINEEGELIISEYESLLSEKTKIVTVNHISNALGVINPVKEMIAKAHAVGAAVLIDGAQAVPHLKPDVQDLDCDFYAFSGHKMCGPTGTGILFGKEEWLNKLPPYQGGGEMIKEVTFEKTTYADLPHKFEAGTPNIAGGIVLGTAVDYLNNIGFGNIQLQEKKLLEHATKRLLEIEGLRIYGNGKNKASVVSFNIDGIHPYDIGSIIDKLGIAVRTGHHCAQPIMNFFCIPGTIRASFSFYNTKEEIDEMVEAVKKAKNMLS, encoded by the coding sequence ATGCTGGATATTCAAAAAATAAGAGCTGATTTTCCGATACTTTCTGAAAAAGTAAACGGAAAACCATTAATATATTTCGACAATGGGGCAACCTCGCAAAAACCACAAGTTGTGATTGATGCCGAAGCGAAATACTATCAGGAAATAAACGCCAATATTCACCGTGGAGTCCATACATTAAGTCAGTTAGCGACTGATGCGTATGAAATTTCACGAGTAAAATTGCAACATCATATTAATGCCAAATTTTCTCATGAAGTTTTATTTACTTCGGGAACAACACACGGAATCAATTTAGTAGCCAATGGTTTTGCTTCTATTTTAAAATCGGGTGACGAAATTTTGGTTTCTTCTTTGGAACACCATAGCAATATTGTTCCGTGGCAAATGTTATGTGAAAAAACAGGGGCTGTCTTAAAAGTGATTCCGATTAATGAAGAAGGCGAACTGATCATTAGCGAATACGAATCGTTATTATCTGAGAAAACAAAAATTGTTACGGTAAATCATATTTCGAATGCACTTGGTGTAATCAATCCTGTGAAGGAAATGATTGCTAAAGCACATGCCGTTGGAGCTGCTGTTTTAATTGACGGAGCACAGGCTGTTCCGCATTTAAAGCCGGATGTTCAGGATTTGGATTGCGATTTTTACGCTTTTTCAGGGCATAAAATGTGCGGACCAACCGGAACCGGAATTTTATTCGGAAAAGAAGAATGGCTAAACAAACTGCCTCCTTACCAGGGCGGAGGGGAAATGATTAAAGAAGTAACTTTCGAAAAAACAACTTATGCCGATTTGCCGCATAAATTTGAAGCCGGAACTCCAAATATCGCGGGAGGAATCGTATTAGGAACTGCTGTTGATTATTTGAACAACATTGGTTTTGGAAATATTCAGCTTCAGGAAAAAAAATTACTGGAACATGCTACAAAACGTTTGCTTGAAATTGAAGGTCTGAGAATTTACGGAAACGGAAAAAATAAAGCATCGGTAGTTTCGTTTAATATTGATGGGATTCACCCGTATGATATTGGTTCAATAATTGACAAATTAGGAATTGCAGTTCGTACAGGACATCATTGTGCACAACCGATTATGAATTTCTTCTGTATTCCGGGAACCATTCGTGCTTCGTTTTCTTTTTACAACACCAAAGAAGAAATTGATGAAATGGTTGAAGCTGTTAAAAAAGCAAAAAACATGTTAAGCTAA
- a CDS encoding SUF system Fe-S cluster assembly protein, with product MEQEIDTNELGESIVKVLKTIYDPEIPVDIYELGLIYDVMVNTDYEVKILMTLTSPNCPVAESLPREVEEKVKTIENVKDVDVEITFDPPWSKDLMSEEAKLELGML from the coding sequence ATGGAACAAGAAATAGACACAAACGAATTAGGAGAATCAATTGTAAAAGTTTTAAAAACGATTTACGATCCTGAAATCCCTGTAGATATTTACGAATTAGGATTGATTTACGACGTAATGGTAAATACGGATTACGAAGTAAAAATCCTGATGACTTTAACATCTCCAAATTGTCCGGTTGCCGAAAGTCTGCCAAGAGAGGTAGAAGAAAAAGTAAAAACCATCGAGAACGTAAAAGATGTAGATGTTGAAATTACTTTTGATCCGCCATGGAGTAAGGATTTAATGAGCGAAGAAGCAAAATTAGAATTAGGAATGCTTTAA
- a CDS encoding serine hydrolase domain-containing protein: protein MKKILKLLGVLLLLIVLYFGFTTYPKLDLISGFSAKSIASGHFLDNRPKELIEKTDNDIDLIHLATNTIDEAGKFATSSVYGLKERKAIYREGLGATLINDDFDVSKPYLLPKRAKSKTLPFPYGNIDPKDTIFSNIDYIQLQKTIDNAFDKSGRKLKRTRAVVVLYKNKLIAEKYDTGFTKDSKILGWSMTKSITSSAFGVLAKQGKIDIYKPAPVAEWQNDERKNITINDLLHMNSGLEWEENYSTICDATKMLFQAEDMGKVQLDKPAQFKPNTHWNYSSGTTNLLSLILKRHFKTQQEYLDFWYSAVIDKIGMSSMIVEQDMTGTFVGSSYGWATARDWSKFGLLYLNKGNWNGEQILDESWVKYTATPTNTSEGKYGAQFWLNAGGKFPDAPRDMFYCNGYQGQMVAIIPSKDMVIVRMGLKEDPAFDFNGFLKGIVGSVK from the coding sequence ATGAAAAAAATCCTCAAATTACTTGGTGTCCTTCTGCTTTTAATAGTTTTATACTTCGGATTCACAACTTATCCGAAACTGGATTTAATTTCCGGCTTTTCAGCCAAAAGCATTGCTTCGGGACATTTTCTGGATAACCGTCCGAAAGAATTAATCGAAAAAACCGACAACGACATTGACCTGATCCATCTGGCCACTAACACTATTGATGAGGCTGGAAAATTTGCCACTTCATCAGTTTACGGACTGAAAGAAAGAAAAGCAATTTATCGTGAAGGTTTGGGAGCGACATTAATTAATGATGATTTTGATGTTTCGAAACCTTATTTGCTTCCCAAAAGAGCTAAATCGAAAACATTGCCTTTCCCTTATGGAAATATTGATCCGAAAGACACTATTTTTTCGAATATTGATTATATCCAATTACAAAAAACAATTGACAACGCATTCGATAAATCGGGTCGAAAGTTAAAACGAACCCGTGCTGTTGTAGTGTTATACAAAAACAAACTGATTGCAGAAAAATACGATACCGGTTTTACGAAAGACAGTAAAATTTTAGGCTGGTCGATGACAAAAAGCATTACCAGTTCGGCTTTTGGAGTTTTGGCGAAACAAGGAAAAATAGATATTTACAAACCAGCTCCTGTTGCAGAATGGCAAAACGATGAGCGAAAAAACATTACTATAAACGATTTGCTGCACATGAATTCAGGTTTAGAATGGGAAGAGAATTACAGCACCATTTGCGATGCTACGAAAATGCTTTTTCAGGCTGAAGATATGGGCAAAGTACAACTGGATAAACCGGCTCAGTTTAAACCTAACACACATTGGAATTACTCTTCCGGAACCACCAATTTATTATCATTAATTCTGAAAAGACATTTTAAAACCCAACAGGAATATCTTGATTTTTGGTACAGTGCCGTAATCGATAAAATTGGAATGAGTTCGATGATTGTTGAACAAGACATGACCGGGACTTTTGTGGGTTCATCATACGGATGGGCGACAGCGCGTGACTGGTCAAAATTTGGATTATTATATCTAAATAAAGGCAATTGGAACGGTGAGCAAATTCTGGATGAAAGCTGGGTAAAATACACCGCAACACCAACCAATACTTCGGAAGGAAAATACGGCGCACAGTTTTGGCTTAACGCTGGCGGAAAATTTCCTGACGCTCCCCGCGACATGTTTTACTGCAACGGATATCAGGGACAAATGGTTGCTATTATTCCATCAAAAGATATGGTGATTGTGAGAATGGGACTGAAGGAAGATCCTGCCTTTGATTTTAATGGGTTTTTGAAAGGGATTGTTGGGAGTGTGAAATAG
- a CDS encoding ATP-binding protein, with translation MKVFENIYFIGGIHGVGKGTICKEIASKTKLIHITASQVLKWEEISDIDNKLVKNITSSQNRLIKGLKNIIKKDQTYLLDGHFCLLDSNEVSRRIDEDTFDQINPKIILIVIDDAEKIVERLQSRDDKIYNVGVLNQLQLMEIEYAKYLSNKYSVPYIEIKNGNYNRLIEII, from the coding sequence ATGAAGGTATTTGAAAACATATATTTTATCGGTGGGATTCATGGTGTGGGAAAAGGAACTATTTGTAAAGAAATAGCATCTAAGACTAAATTAATACATATAACTGCAAGTCAAGTTTTAAAATGGGAGGAAATTAGTGACATAGATAATAAACTTGTAAAAAATATTACCTCATCACAAAACCGATTAATAAAAGGCTTGAAAAATATAATTAAAAAAGATCAGACATATCTTTTGGATGGACATTTCTGCTTATTAGATTCAAATGAAGTTTCAAGAAGAATTGATGAAGATACATTTGACCAAATTAATCCAAAAATTATATTAATTGTTATTGATGATGCTGAAAAAATTGTCGAAAGATTACAATCAAGAGACGACAAAATTTACAATGTTGGAGTTTTAAATCAATTACAGTTAATGGAAATCGAATATGCAAAGTATCTTTCAAATAAGTATTCAGTTCCTTATATCGAAATAAAAAACGGAAATTATAATCGATTAATAGAAATTATTTAA